In a genomic window of Anomalospiza imberbis isolate Cuckoo-Finch-1a 21T00152 chromosome 5, ASM3175350v1, whole genome shotgun sequence:
- the CSDC2 gene encoding cold shock domain-containing protein C2, translating into MSSDPSAPPAVPPLHSPKSPVWPTFPFQREGSRIWERSNLLLRDLPSPLPTKRTRTYSATARASAGPIFKGVCKQFSRSQGHGFITPENGTEDIFVHVSDIEGEYVPVEGDEVTYKVCPIPPKNQKFQAVEVVLTNLAPHTKHETWSGQIIGS; encoded by the exons ATGTCATCGGACCCCAGCGCCCCAccagcagtgccacccctgcaCTCCCCCAAGTCGCCGGTGTGGCCCACCTTCCCCTTCCAGCGGGAGGGTAGCCGCATCTGGGAGCGGAGCAACCTCCTGCTACGGGACCtgcccagccccctccccaccaagAGGACCAGGACCTACTCTGC GACAGCGCGTGCCTCTGCTGGCCCCATCTTCAAGGGCGTCTGCAAGCAGTTCTCTCGCTCCCAGGGCCACGGGTTTATCACCCCAGAGAATGGCACTGAGGACATTTTCGTGCATGTGTCTGA CATCGAGGGAGAGTACGTCCCAGTGGAGGGGGATGAGGTGACGTACAAGGTCTGCCCCATTCCTCCCAAGAACCAGAAGTTCCAGGCAGTGGAGGTGGTCCTCACCAACCTGGCGCCTCACACGAAGCACGAGACATGGTCTGGCCAGATCATC